A section of the Cuniculiplasma divulgatum genome encodes:
- a CDS encoding beta-eliminating lyase-related protein, whose product MSEILKLVKKHEKYRSESLNLQASENVMSMDAREALSSDLASRYSLVLDPSKGDAYGGTQYTEEILHETEKLAAALYGSKHAEVRPLGGHIAAEMVILSLMSKRENMMSIAEKNGGYTGYQNGYLPQMFGFQNYEIPYDEASQEINLQKLEKAMKASSPSLVVLGQSFFLKHYDLKPIREMCDAYNSYLAYDGSHVMGLIAGQAFQKDVLEYCDLLFGSTHKSFFGPQGGIILTNNEDIFTRIRKNITWRTMDNYHPSRIAALGVALEEMTKYGRDYAAGVVRNSRHLGKELHENGVGVKFSPWYSETHQIALDGNYFQSRGMSFESASRILEDNGIIVDREGRIGTSEISRMGFSDMGRIAELISSALSGKNVSQEVSDLIKELRIHYTGA is encoded by the coding sequence ATGAGTGAAATCCTGAAGCTTGTAAAGAAGCATGAAAAGTACAGATCAGAATCGTTGAATCTCCAGGCATCTGAAAACGTTATGAGCATGGATGCCAGGGAAGCCCTTTCTTCAGATCTTGCCTCCCGATATTCACTTGTGCTTGATCCAAGCAAGGGCGATGCCTACGGGGGAACACAGTATACGGAAGAGATACTCCATGAAACTGAAAAACTGGCAGCCGCCCTGTATGGATCAAAGCATGCCGAAGTGAGACCCCTGGGAGGCCATATCGCAGCCGAGATGGTTATCCTCTCGCTAATGAGCAAGAGGGAGAACATGATGTCAATCGCTGAGAAGAATGGAGGATATACCGGCTATCAGAATGGATATCTGCCCCAGATGTTCGGTTTCCAGAACTATGAGATCCCCTATGATGAAGCATCCCAGGAAATAAATCTTCAGAAGCTTGAGAAGGCCATGAAGGCATCCAGCCCCTCCCTTGTGGTTCTGGGACAGTCATTCTTCCTGAAGCACTATGACCTGAAACCCATCAGGGAAATGTGTGATGCGTACAATTCATACCTTGCATACGATGGATCACACGTAATGGGCCTCATTGCAGGCCAGGCCTTCCAGAAGGACGTGCTTGAATACTGTGATCTTCTCTTCGGATCCACACACAAGTCGTTCTTCGGCCCACAGGGCGGCATCATACTGACAAACAATGAGGACATTTTCACCAGGATAAGAAAGAACATCACCTGGAGAACCATGGACAATTATCACCCGTCAAGGATAGCTGCACTTGGAGTTGCGCTGGAGGAAATGACAAAATACGGCAGGGACTATGCAGCAGGTGTTGTCCGAAACTCAAGGCACCTTGGAAAGGAACTGCATGAGAATGGCGTGGGAGTAAAATTTTCGCCGTGGTATTCGGAGACACACCAGATTGCACTTGATGGCAATTATTTCCAGAGCAGGGGTATGAGCTTTGAATCAGCATCCCGGATTCTTGAAGATAACGGAATCATCGTGGACAGGGAAGGGAGGATAGGCACTTCTGAGATAAGCCGGATGGGATTCAGCGATATGGGTCGGATTGCAGAACTCATAAGCAGTGCCCTGTCCGGGAAGAATGTAAGTCAGGAAGTCAGTGACCTAATAAAGGAATTGAGAATACACTATACAGGTGCATAA
- a CDS encoding DUF2249 domain-containing protein, whose product MGKTVVNVVDVRSVAANERHELVFKEFRKIGAGETLEVVVDHRPDHLLLHMQHLGLPVDASKYEAVLDEDGLWHAYYVRSMDAEARSKCILTDYDESREFLSDHFSAVPVFTNEKYGVIITYIRSGQFIPVHSPNTALIFQVFKGEGEATMGEKTAQIKPGSIIIVPAGERRGIKARTDMEALHIVVPMPTEQDHEEVQRKLSLGEYA is encoded by the coding sequence ATGGGAAAGACTGTAGTAAATGTTGTGGATGTAAGAAGTGTAGCTGCAAATGAGAGACATGAACTGGTTTTCAAGGAATTCCGGAAGATAGGGGCCGGTGAAACATTAGAGGTTGTCGTGGATCACAGACCGGATCATCTCCTTCTTCACATGCAGCATCTCGGCCTGCCTGTAGATGCTTCAAAGTATGAAGCCGTTTTAGATGAAGATGGCCTGTGGCACGCCTACTATGTGAGGTCTATGGATGCAGAAGCACGTAGTAAATGCATACTGACCGATTATGATGAAAGCAGGGAATTCCTGTCAGATCATTTTTCCGCCGTGCCTGTCTTCACCAATGAGAAATATGGGGTTATCATCACATATATAAGGTCAGGCCAGTTCATACCAGTGCATTCTCCAAACACGGCATTAATATTCCAGGTTTTTAAAGGAGAAGGGGAGGCGACTATGGGTGAGAAAACAGCACAGATAAAGCCCGGAAGTATAATTATTGTTCCGGCAGGTGAAAGGAGGGGCATAAAAGCCAGGACTGACATGGAGGCCCTGCATATTGTCGTGCCTATGCCAACGGAACAGGATCACGAAGAGGTACAGAGAAAACTGTCACTGGGAGAATATGCCTGA
- a CDS encoding carboxymuconolactone decarboxylase family protein, translating to MEPRLNYGSFSPEILRSLHTMEKAISKSGIDNRLLHLIKMRASQLNGCGWCLDMHSKDALLDGETVQRIALLSAWWECPQYTEKEKAALAWTERITLISNIREDSDIYKNLQKFFSDEEIVVLTWAIIAINSWNRLNVSFKTIPGTYEAKKKSTSP from the coding sequence ATGGAACCTCGACTCAACTATGGCAGCTTTTCTCCGGAAATACTGAGATCACTGCACACCATGGAAAAGGCAATTTCCAAATCTGGGATAGACAACAGGCTTCTGCACCTTATTAAGATGCGGGCTTCACAACTCAATGGCTGCGGATGGTGCCTTGATATGCACTCCAAAGATGCTCTGTTGGACGGCGAAACGGTCCAACGGATTGCACTCTTGAGCGCATGGTGGGAATGCCCGCAGTACACGGAAAAGGAAAAAGCTGCTCTGGCATGGACAGAGAGGATCACCCTTATATCAAATATCAGGGAGGATAGTGATATTTACAAGAATCTTCAGAAATTCTTTTCTGACGAAGAAATAGTTGTCCTTACATGGGCCATTATAGCCATAAACTCCTGGAATAGGCTGAATGTGTCCTTCAAGACCATCCCGGGTACTTACGAAGCAAAGAAGAAGAGCACAAGCCCATGA
- a CDS encoding nitrate reductase subunit alpha, producing the protein MTEAIGEKKGQASNNKWIEYDPRSREWENVYRSRWDHTKIVRSTHGVNCTGSCSWQVYVKDGIITWETQQTDYPSNGQDFPEYEPRGCPRGATFSWYTYSPMRVKYPYIRGSLVRMWRKALSETGNPVSAWDSITSDPQQRDKYVKDRGKGGFVRSNWDEISQIISASLISTIKKYGPDRILGFTPIPAMSMVSYAAGSRFLSLIGGSMLSFYDWYADLPPASPQIWGEQTDVPESADWYNSKYFIIWGTNLPQTRTPDAHFMVEARYNGTKVVGVSPDYAEYIKFSDLWLPAKAGTDAALALSMAHVIIKEFYADRLEPYFASYAKKYTDLPFLVILKKEGDDYRSDRFLRASDLGVGEKYSEWKTVVWNSASGKLSIPGGSIGYRWDESSRWNLDLVGVDNEKIDPALTFVGSEDSVELVKFPFFDESGSYTSTRGVPVKKVKSADGGMISVTTVFDLFAASLGVPRGLKGDYPENYESDGAYTPAWQEKITGVDRNLAIRVAREFADNAAKTNGKSMIAMGAGTNHWYNSDVIYRSIISLVLLTGSQGVNGGGWAHYVGQEKVRPFEGWSNIAFAMDWEPASRLQNGTSFFYLASDQFRYEQKYDYTQLTPFQGKYAGKHPADLLALAVREGWQSSYPQTNRNPLDIAKEAREAGCKTNEEVGQYVVKKFLSGDIKFSVEEPDNEKNFPRVLFLWRSNLIGAAGKGHEYFIKHMIGSSGHPLGDLSESWKPETVSIPEKVPEGKLDLMVDVDFRMTSSALYSDIVLPAATWYEKYDISSTDMHPFVHPFSAAISPPWETRSDWETFKILAKNFSEMAAKELPEVEDVMLNSMQHDSIDEIAQPFGTVDDWLSSKTTPIPGKNFPKVSLVKRDYTKIYDKMVTLGPLEKKRITAKGITIPGENAFHDLLESKLPAYDVQGSSFGLPSIKEERQVADAMMTLSGATNGHRSQEEWAFLSKKMGKNLTESFRGNYETDISFDDLVRQPRRAIAGPVWSGNEGGGRRYSPFTTNVEFSIPWRTLTGRQAFYLDHELISEMAENLPIYKPPLGLAFYTNKEDGARLATGKHLTVRYLTPHQKWGIHSTYADTPIMLTLFRGGQYVWINEDDAKEIDLKDNDWVEIYNMNGVVVARAVLSYRIPRGDAIMYHAQDRTVGTPGSEITGDRGGTHNSVTRVILKPTHLIGGYAQLAFFFNYYGPTGHQRDATAFIRKLNEVKWLES; encoded by the coding sequence ATGACTGAAGCCATAGGCGAGAAGAAAGGACAGGCAAGCAATAACAAATGGATAGAGTACGATCCCAGATCAAGAGAATGGGAGAATGTATACAGATCAAGATGGGATCACACCAAGATCGTCCGATCAACACATGGCGTGAACTGCACCGGTTCCTGCAGTTGGCAGGTGTACGTCAAAGATGGAATAATAACCTGGGAAACACAGCAAACAGACTACCCATCCAATGGTCAGGATTTTCCTGAATACGAGCCCAGGGGTTGTCCTCGGGGAGCAACATTTTCTTGGTATACTTATAGTCCAATGAGAGTAAAATATCCATATATACGTGGGTCTCTTGTAAGAATGTGGAGAAAGGCACTCAGTGAAACCGGGAATCCTGTATCTGCGTGGGACAGTATTACCAGCGATCCGCAGCAAAGGGATAAATATGTCAAGGATCGTGGAAAAGGAGGTTTTGTCAGAAGCAATTGGGATGAAATATCCCAGATAATATCCGCTTCTCTGATCTCAACTATAAAGAAGTATGGACCGGATCGGATACTGGGGTTTACACCTATTCCCGCCATGTCCATGGTCAGCTACGCAGCAGGTTCACGTTTCCTATCATTGATAGGAGGAAGCATGCTCAGTTTTTATGACTGGTATGCTGACTTGCCCCCCGCTTCACCGCAGATATGGGGTGAGCAGACAGACGTCCCTGAAAGTGCGGACTGGTACAATTCCAAATATTTTATCATATGGGGAACAAACCTCCCCCAAACAAGGACACCTGATGCACATTTTATGGTTGAGGCCAGATACAACGGGACAAAAGTTGTTGGCGTAAGCCCTGATTATGCCGAATACATAAAGTTCAGTGACCTCTGGCTTCCCGCAAAGGCCGGCACAGATGCCGCACTTGCCCTGTCGATGGCACACGTGATTATCAAGGAGTTTTATGCAGATCGGCTTGAACCATATTTCGCCTCCTATGCAAAAAAGTACACTGATCTGCCATTCCTTGTCATCCTTAAAAAGGAAGGCGATGACTACAGGTCAGACAGATTCCTGAGGGCCAGTGATCTCGGGGTCGGCGAGAAATATTCTGAATGGAAAACGGTTGTGTGGAACAGCGCCTCAGGGAAATTGAGTATACCCGGCGGGAGTATAGGCTACAGGTGGGATGAGTCATCCAGATGGAATCTGGACCTTGTCGGAGTAGATAATGAGAAAATAGATCCTGCATTAACATTTGTGGGATCGGAGGATTCTGTTGAGCTGGTTAAATTCCCATTTTTCGACGAATCTGGCTCATATACGTCAACGCGTGGGGTTCCAGTGAAAAAAGTAAAAAGCGCAGACGGGGGTATGATATCCGTCACCACAGTATTCGATCTCTTTGCAGCAAGTCTGGGCGTACCTCGTGGCCTGAAAGGTGACTATCCCGAAAACTATGAATCCGATGGGGCATACACTCCAGCGTGGCAGGAAAAGATAACAGGGGTGGACAGGAATCTGGCTATTAGAGTAGCCAGAGAATTTGCTGACAACGCCGCTAAAACCAATGGAAAATCAATGATCGCCATGGGCGCGGGCACAAATCACTGGTACAACAGCGACGTCATATACAGAAGTATCATCAGTCTGGTGCTTCTCACAGGCAGCCAGGGAGTTAATGGTGGTGGCTGGGCGCATTACGTGGGCCAGGAAAAGGTTAGACCGTTCGAAGGCTGGAGCAATATTGCTTTTGCAATGGACTGGGAACCAGCTTCAAGACTTCAGAATGGTACCTCATTTTTCTATCTGGCATCAGATCAGTTCAGGTATGAGCAGAAATATGACTACACACAGTTAACTCCATTTCAGGGGAAATATGCCGGCAAGCACCCTGCGGATCTTCTGGCTCTAGCTGTGAGGGAAGGCTGGCAATCAAGTTATCCCCAGACCAACAGAAACCCTCTGGACATTGCCAAGGAAGCCCGGGAAGCAGGCTGCAAGACAAATGAGGAGGTGGGTCAATACGTTGTCAAAAAGTTCCTTTCCGGTGATATTAAATTCTCCGTCGAGGAACCAGATAATGAAAAAAACTTCCCTCGAGTGCTTTTCCTGTGGCGTTCCAATCTAATAGGTGCAGCAGGGAAAGGCCATGAATATTTCATAAAACACATGATTGGATCAAGTGGCCATCCGCTTGGTGACTTAAGCGAAAGCTGGAAACCGGAAACTGTTTCCATACCAGAGAAAGTACCGGAGGGGAAACTTGACCTAATGGTAGATGTGGACTTCCGAATGACAAGTTCCGCCCTATATTCCGATATCGTGCTGCCTGCAGCCACATGGTACGAGAAATATGACATTAGCAGCACTGACATGCATCCCTTCGTCCATCCATTCAGTGCGGCTATATCACCGCCATGGGAAACTAGGTCGGACTGGGAAACTTTCAAGATACTTGCCAAGAATTTCTCAGAAATGGCTGCCAAGGAGCTTCCTGAGGTTGAGGATGTAATGCTGAATTCCATGCAGCATGATTCAATCGATGAAATTGCGCAGCCATTTGGAACTGTCGATGACTGGTTAAGTTCAAAAACAACCCCAATACCTGGAAAGAACTTTCCCAAAGTTTCTCTCGTAAAAAGGGACTATACCAAAATTTATGACAAGATGGTAACCCTTGGCCCTCTGGAGAAGAAAAGGATAACTGCAAAAGGCATAACGATCCCCGGAGAGAATGCATTCCATGATCTGCTTGAGAGCAAATTGCCGGCATATGATGTGCAGGGTTCAAGTTTTGGCCTTCCATCAATTAAGGAAGAGCGGCAGGTTGCCGATGCAATGATGACACTTTCCGGTGCGACCAATGGCCACCGGTCTCAAGAAGAATGGGCCTTCCTTTCTAAGAAGATGGGGAAGAACCTCACTGAATCATTCCGGGGGAATTATGAAACGGATATCTCGTTCGATGACCTCGTTAGGCAGCCCAGACGTGCAATTGCCGGCCCCGTTTGGAGCGGCAATGAAGGTGGTGGGAGGCGTTATTCTCCATTTACAACGAACGTTGAATTTTCAATCCCCTGGAGAACATTGACAGGCAGACAGGCATTTTATCTGGACCACGAATTAATATCGGAAATGGCCGAGAATTTGCCCATTTATAAGCCTCCGTTGGGGCTTGCATTCTATACAAACAAGGAGGACGGCGCGCGACTGGCAACAGGCAAACATCTTACAGTAAGATATCTGACACCACATCAGAAATGGGGCATTCACTCCACCTACGCCGACACGCCCATCATGCTTACACTTTTCCGCGGAGGGCAGTATGTGTGGATTAATGAGGATGACGCAAAGGAGATTGATCTGAAAGATAACGACTGGGTGGAAATTTACAACATGAACGGTGTTGTTGTTGCAAGAGCTGTCCTGTCATACAGGATACCCAGAGGAGATGCAATAATGTATCACGCACAGGATCGTACAGTGGGAACACCAGGAAGTGAGATAACCGGAGATAGGGGCGGAACACACAACAGTGTTACGCGTGTGATACTGAAACCAACCCATTTAATAGGCGGATATGCGCAGCTGGCATTCTTTTTTAATTATTACGGGCCAACCGGTCACCAGAGAGATGCAACAGCTTTCATCCGCAAACTCAACGAGGTGAAATGGCTTGAAAGTTAA
- a CDS encoding helix-turn-helix domain-containing protein, giving the protein MIEAELEFEQTMDSFRTLVKKYSAMIKIRDIRRSQEGIKDLVDFFVPPGDTEGSHDEIHRLVGDHNESLVFIDDNHITAIVNADECNLCSKMLNWDLFLTEAHTTETGSIVMRLLAPDEATLAGFLERLENDDVAFRLLKKARLTKKKEITIRQEYVVKTALDLGFFEYPKKINLEGLSKRLNVSYVTLAEILRRAEKNIITSYFKQGKN; this is encoded by the coding sequence GTGATTGAAGCTGAATTGGAATTCGAACAAACCATGGACTCTTTTAGGACCTTGGTGAAAAAGTATTCCGCGATGATTAAGATCAGAGATATACGAAGAAGTCAGGAAGGTATTAAAGATCTCGTGGATTTCTTTGTGCCACCAGGTGACACTGAGGGCTCTCATGACGAGATACACCGGCTTGTTGGAGACCACAATGAAAGCCTAGTTTTTATTGATGACAACCACATAACCGCTATCGTAAATGCAGATGAATGCAATCTTTGCAGCAAGATGTTGAACTGGGACCTCTTTCTTACAGAAGCTCATACGACTGAAACTGGAAGTATCGTCATGCGTCTACTTGCACCGGATGAGGCTACTCTAGCAGGATTCTTGGAAAGGCTTGAAAATGATGATGTTGCATTTAGATTACTTAAAAAGGCGCGTTTGACCAAGAAAAAAGAAATAACAATCAGGCAAGAGTATGTTGTGAAGACAGCATTGGATCTGGGATTCTTTGAATATCCAAAAAAAATAAATCTAGAAGGTTTATCAAAACGATTGAACGTTTCATATGTGACTTTAGCAGAAATCTTGAGGCGTGCTGAGAAGAATATCATAACTTCATATTTCAAGCAAGGCAAAAATTGA
- a CDS encoding NnrS family protein: MRLANRVSHINRLVSFSLAVTVAMLIIGFALGASKLAQQHGFTIDTVLAGYIHVHPVIMVFGVVGGLLISEKLEMMGKFKILGGIPISYPIVASMISGVTILSVTYYTIFQDLRFVGAALIATAGLLFMWFMISRRNPGSTDIKFIMGISLLALALGAISVSFKSATSSPSVALLMLSFPILYIFGERIELGLMRGIKHGYMLLMKISAVLIPSLLFISSILQDEIEIRLLFDLALLPMFLFIFAVTIFDPVFRIRHPRGKLQRFMGAGILSSYIWIWIGLILYIIQVNISHGYMDAATHAIALGFIGSFIIAHSPVIFPLILKLRADTNRVTFSPIIALDLAVVLRVGGDLSAMVWKFGNFLSYLSIYILILAILLFLLNIMRIKNEPEGASLARPL; encoded by the coding sequence ATGAGGTTGGCAAATAGAGTCAGTCACATAAACCGTCTGGTATCATTTTCCCTCGCAGTTACGGTTGCGATGCTCATAATCGGATTTGCGTTAGGTGCCTCAAAACTTGCACAGCAGCATGGATTCACCATTGATACAGTACTTGCAGGGTATATCCATGTGCATCCGGTGATAATGGTATTTGGTGTGGTAGGGGGTCTCCTTATCAGCGAAAAGCTTGAAATGATGGGTAAATTCAAGATTCTAGGAGGGATTCCAATATCATATCCCATAGTAGCTAGCATGATTTCGGGTGTTACCATTCTTTCCGTTACATATTACACAATTTTTCAGGACCTACGTTTCGTAGGAGCAGCGCTTATTGCCACCGCAGGACTACTGTTCATGTGGTTCATGATTTCCAGGAGGAATCCTGGCAGCACTGATATAAAGTTCATTATGGGCATCTCGCTGCTGGCTTTGGCGTTAGGTGCCATTTCTGTATCGTTCAAGTCAGCGACATCATCGCCATCGGTGGCTCTGTTGATGCTCTCATTCCCTATTCTCTATATTTTTGGCGAGAGAATTGAACTCGGTTTGATGAGAGGCATCAAACATGGTTACATGCTTTTAATGAAGATATCTGCGGTTTTAATTCCATCGCTACTTTTCATCTCATCCATTCTGCAAGACGAAATTGAGATTCGACTGTTGTTCGACTTGGCACTGTTGCCAATGTTTTTATTTATTTTCGCTGTCACCATATTTGACCCCGTGTTCAGAATCAGGCATCCACGCGGGAAATTGCAGAGATTTATGGGAGCAGGCATACTTTCTTCATATATCTGGATCTGGATTGGCCTTATTCTGTACATAATCCAGGTGAACATATCACATGGTTATATGGACGCAGCAACCCATGCGATCGCGCTGGGATTCATAGGGTCCTTCATAATAGCCCATAGCCCTGTTATTTTCCCCCTTATTCTCAAACTAAGGGCAGATACCAATAGAGTTACCTTTTCACCCATCATTGCTCTGGATCTAGCGGTTGTGCTGAGAGTGGGAGGAGATTTATCTGCTATGGTGTGGAAATTTGGAAATTTCTTATCATACCTGTCAATATACATTCTCATTCTTGCGATATTGCTATTTCTGCTGAACATAATGAGGATTAAAAATGAGCCTGAAGGCGCGTCTTTAGCACGTCCCTTGTAG
- a CDS encoding helix-turn-helix domain-containing protein, whose amino-acid sequence MIEAEIRFVRPVEWISELAENHSSTVRIRDVRNGRGGVMDLVDIFLPDGHGSLPTKGLPVGLQNGSDRVKIIDQNRITAIIDAHNCPVCSAIVRFDIFLIDARSHPSGDVSMVFLSPDEQTLSEFLGCLNGDGMSYIIVRKSDIDIKPQITARQEFILKTALELGYFDYPKRIDLKGLSERLGISYTTISEILRRAERKIIGEFFSRDS is encoded by the coding sequence TTGATAGAGGCAGAGATTCGATTCGTCAGGCCCGTTGAATGGATATCTGAACTAGCTGAGAATCATTCTTCCACTGTAAGGATAAGAGATGTTAGAAATGGACGCGGAGGTGTGATGGATCTTGTTGATATTTTCCTCCCGGATGGACACGGAAGTTTGCCCACGAAAGGACTTCCGGTAGGTCTGCAAAATGGAAGCGATCGAGTAAAGATAATAGATCAGAATAGGATAACTGCAATCATAGATGCACATAATTGCCCTGTATGCAGTGCCATTGTGAGATTTGACATTTTTCTCATCGATGCCCGTTCCCACCCTTCAGGGGATGTTAGTATGGTCTTTCTATCGCCTGACGAACAAACATTATCAGAATTTCTGGGTTGTCTTAATGGTGATGGCATGTCTTACATCATAGTGAGAAAGAGTGATATAGACATAAAGCCGCAAATAACTGCCCGTCAGGAGTTTATTCTTAAAACTGCTCTGGAACTTGGCTATTTTGACTATCCAAAAAGAATTGATCTTAAAGGATTATCAGAACGCCTGGGTATTTCATACACCACGATATCGGAGATTCTCCGCAGGGCTGAAAGGAAAATAATTGGGGAGTTCTTCTCCAGAGATTCATGA
- the narH gene encoding nitrate reductase subunit beta has protein sequence MKVKSQIAMVMNLDKCIGCHTCSVTCKNVWTNRPGTEYMWFNNVETRPGPGYPTAWENQDKYKGGWILKNGKLRLRSGGSLQRLLNIFFNPDLPTIDDYYEPWNYDYGNLLDSARKEHQPVAKPFSSLTGEFIDNPKWGPNWNDDLAGGTATSSMDPNLRELQNHLAFEYEKAFMIYLPRICEHCLNPACVAACPAGAIYKRDEDGIVLVDQDSCRGWRFCVTACPYKKVYYNWNTHKSEKCTFCYPRIEAGLPTVCSETCVGRIRYLGPVLYDADRIEEAAAENDPKKLYDSQLSVFLDPFDPEVIQHAHEEGINDAWIEAAQKSPVYKMAVKWKVALPLHPEFRTLPMVWYVPPLSPILNTVDHEEEIGAYDYVTLVDSMRIPMEYLASILSAGDTETIRKVLVKMSTMRAYMRSLNLNEAGGAKLLEESELSPEDVVEMSRLFGVAKYEERFVIPTGRREATADASYLQGACSLEGIAPEEGVIYPKLKGGREL, from the coding sequence TTGAAAGTTAAGTCCCAGATAGCTATGGTGATGAACCTTGACAAATGCATAGGATGCCACACCTGCAGTGTAACGTGCAAGAACGTGTGGACCAATAGGCCCGGCACGGAGTACATGTGGTTCAATAATGTTGAAACACGGCCAGGCCCCGGTTATCCCACTGCATGGGAAAATCAGGACAAGTATAAGGGAGGATGGATTCTGAAGAACGGCAAGCTGCGTTTGAGATCGGGCGGCTCCCTCCAGCGGCTTCTCAATATATTCTTCAATCCGGATCTTCCAACAATAGATGACTATTATGAGCCCTGGAACTATGACTATGGCAATCTTCTGGACAGCGCCAGGAAGGAACATCAACCTGTTGCGAAACCGTTCTCTTCCCTGACCGGCGAGTTCATAGATAATCCTAAATGGGGGCCGAACTGGAATGACGACCTGGCTGGCGGGACCGCAACTTCATCCATGGATCCAAATCTCAGGGAATTGCAGAATCACCTTGCTTTCGAATATGAGAAAGCATTTATGATATATCTTCCAAGGATATGTGAACATTGCCTGAATCCCGCTTGTGTGGCGGCATGCCCTGCCGGTGCCATATACAAGAGGGATGAGGATGGTATAGTTCTTGTCGACCAGGATTCATGCAGGGGCTGGAGGTTCTGTGTTACAGCTTGTCCATACAAGAAGGTATATTATAACTGGAACACGCACAAATCAGAGAAGTGTACGTTCTGCTATCCAAGAATAGAGGCAGGTCTACCAACTGTGTGCTCTGAGACCTGCGTCGGCCGCATCAGATACCTTGGCCCTGTGCTTTACGACGCAGACAGGATAGAAGAAGCTGCTGCAGAGAATGACCCCAAGAAACTGTATGATTCGCAGCTATCAGTATTTCTCGATCCATTTGATCCTGAGGTGATTCAACACGCGCACGAAGAAGGAATAAATGATGCGTGGATCGAAGCTGCCCAGAAATCACCCGTATACAAAATGGCCGTCAAGTGGAAGGTCGCTCTTCCCTTGCACCCGGAATTCAGGACACTCCCAATGGTATGGTACGTTCCACCTCTGAGCCCCATTCTGAATACTGTGGATCACGAGGAGGAGATCGGAGCGTATGATTACGTCACCCTTGTTGACAGCATGAGAATACCCATGGAATATCTCGCATCAATCCTCTCTGCAGGTGACACAGAGACCATCAGGAAGGTTCTGGTGAAAATGAGTACAATGCGTGCTTATATGAGATCCTTGAATTTGAATGAGGCTGGAGGCGCAAAACTGCTAGAGGAATCTGAGTTATCTCCGGAAGATGTTGTGGAAATGTCAAGACTCTTCGGAGTTGCCAAATATGAGGAACGCTTTGTGATTCCTACCGGAAGAAGAGAGGCAACAGCAGATGCATCGTACCTCCAGGGAGCATGCAGCCTGGAGGGGATAGCGCCGGAAGAGGGGGTTATCTATCCTAAACTGAAGGGGGGTAGAGAACTCTGA